From the Shewanella amazonensis SB2B genome, one window contains:
- a CDS encoding GGDEF domain-containing response regulator codes for MMEPYTVLVVDDVKTNLMIMGQSLKGLYQILEASSGAQCLKLARSEPQPDLILLDVVMPDLDGYEVCRALKSDPATAEIPIIFVTGKDSDEDEQYGLELGAVDYITKPIRPAIVRARVCAHIQLKQQRDRLQSMAMHDQLTGLYNRHFLIECASQRLARVARHRNPMTLVLMDVDHFKRVNDNYGHHVGDKVLIEVARLLSTNMRREDVVARLGGEEFVMLMDCSLDNAAAKVEHLRHLLEALEPDGIKVTGSFGLVEASPYNADFSHLLVLADDGVYRAKTQGRNCVVCHRAEAPALRGKVSTD; via the coding sequence ATGATGGAGCCTTACACAGTACTCGTCGTTGACGATGTTAAAACCAACCTGATGATAATGGGCCAAAGTCTCAAGGGACTTTACCAAATTCTCGAGGCAAGTAGCGGCGCCCAATGCCTGAAGCTCGCCCGCAGCGAGCCTCAGCCCGATCTGATTTTGTTGGACGTGGTAATGCCTGACCTCGATGGTTATGAGGTTTGCAGAGCGCTAAAGAGCGACCCCGCAACCGCTGAGATCCCCATCATTTTCGTGACCGGCAAAGACTCTGATGAAGATGAGCAGTATGGGCTGGAGCTCGGTGCCGTCGATTACATCACCAAGCCAATCAGACCGGCCATAGTGCGCGCCCGGGTCTGCGCCCACATACAGCTCAAGCAGCAGCGAGACAGGTTGCAGTCAATGGCGATGCACGACCAACTCACCGGGCTATATAACCGTCACTTTTTGATTGAATGCGCATCACAACGTTTGGCCAGGGTGGCACGCCATCGTAATCCCATGACGCTGGTGTTAATGGATGTGGACCATTTCAAGCGGGTAAACGATAACTATGGCCACCATGTTGGCGACAAGGTACTGATTGAGGTTGCCCGCTTGCTCAGCACCAACATGCGCCGGGAGGATGTCGTCGCCCGTTTAGGAGGGGAAGAGTTTGTGATGCTGATGGACTGTAGCCTCGATAATGCTGCTGCCAAGGTTGAGCATCTGAGACACCTGCTGGAGGCTTTAGAGCCAGACGGCATTAAAGTTACCGGCAGCTTTGGGTTGGTAGAGGCAAGCCCCTATAACGCTGACTTCTCCCATTTGTTGGTGTTGGCCGATGATGGGGTGTATCGCGCCAAAACACAGGGACGAAACTGTGTTGTGTGTCACCGGGCTGAGGCGCCGGCCCTGCGGGGCAAGGTCTCGACTGATTAA
- a CDS encoding ATP-binding protein produces the protein MKWLGGGKSLGYKLNMATALLAIGVCLLVGLYYQNDVSERIRDVARHEMADLVNSLNLALETKANRSDVQRVMGALSTKESIRRISLIEGEKITADNHAQHIGRTVAESFGSQVQQLIRNTRTKNSDDPFLEKDGVIHQTALLYLISPERQRLRPFVLYVAYDPAALEQAAQKGFMEFILIQSLGFMLLLFINTLVQQKVVLGPINAIRRQIEADPQSELALKADDELGLLVESYNASIRQRIMQAKELEDSRRYIDTVINVIPVQLAYVDASRCYRFINRRYLVWLGKSEAEVLGRSVTDVLPPPVEELIVPYQLRALQGNQQVFDAEFDDKYFQATYVPDVTNDGEVVGFFACVEDLTPIKANERKIESYALELEHKNADLVEAREKAEAASRIKADFLACMSHEIRTPMNGVLGILSLLEKTELSIQQKHYLDVASTSAESLLTLLNDILDFSKIESGKFEIDEVPFDLIQLLDDFIQPFAIRAEAKGLKLLLDISGIHLRWVRGDPGRIRQVLVNLVSNAIKFTEVGWIAVRVQASEDTANGVSLMVSIEDTGIGISKDKQEVLFSPFTQADSTTTRHFGGTGLGLSIAKRLCELMDGDIRVISAEDAGSTFKFHLRLKSEAASGAEWPPALNCRAPLLAGELGASERMLFELLDSWQLRPALLESNTELAQTPALAAADWLIYSVPEHLVSITQELQKMAAFATEKGLKFLAIISHRQQIGLAPTILSSCHYLCRPMQALKLVDILSDSDGNDVVLPDDTQSQLNDSAQILLVEDNKVNQMVALGMLRNLGLKHVEVVTNGLQALAALQHRQYDLILMDCLMPEMDGYQATQAIRKGEAGQKHKDIKIVAMTANAMKGDRETCLEAGMNDYIAKPLHQAEVARVLERYIPLDSTSCAPSNPLSADTLLFDRHCALELMSGDSELLGDILKVFAEEMAVYLEAFESAMGRRDFAAVRTAVHAIKGAAGNLCMSPLAGVAKEMEMAARRLDWVYLEAHQAEFIDVLRRTLEQSQLPTA, from the coding sequence ATGAAGTGGCTTGGCGGCGGCAAGAGTTTGGGTTACAAGCTGAATATGGCTACGGCGTTACTTGCCATAGGCGTGTGTTTGCTGGTGGGACTCTATTATCAAAACGATGTCAGTGAACGAATTCGGGACGTTGCGCGACACGAGATGGCCGACTTGGTCAATAGTCTTAATCTGGCGCTTGAAACCAAAGCCAATCGCAGCGATGTGCAGCGTGTAATGGGAGCGTTATCAACCAAGGAGTCCATTCGCCGTATCAGTCTCATCGAAGGCGAAAAAATTACCGCCGATAATCACGCTCAACATATTGGCCGCACAGTGGCCGAAAGTTTTGGCAGCCAGGTTCAACAACTCATCCGTAACACTCGCACCAAAAACAGCGACGATCCCTTTTTGGAAAAAGACGGTGTAATCCACCAAACAGCACTCCTGTACCTTATCTCCCCCGAGCGTCAGCGACTGAGACCGTTTGTGCTTTATGTTGCTTATGATCCCGCCGCCCTTGAACAGGCCGCGCAAAAGGGATTTATGGAGTTCATCCTGATCCAGTCGTTGGGCTTTATGTTGTTGCTGTTCATCAACACCCTGGTGCAACAGAAGGTAGTACTCGGGCCCATTAATGCCATTCGGCGTCAGATAGAGGCCGATCCCCAATCGGAACTTGCGCTCAAAGCCGACGATGAGTTGGGCCTGCTGGTTGAAAGCTACAATGCCTCAATTCGTCAGCGCATAATGCAGGCCAAAGAGCTGGAGGATTCGCGCCGTTACATAGACACAGTCATTAATGTTATTCCGGTCCAACTGGCGTATGTGGATGCCTCACGCTGCTACCGTTTTATCAATCGTCGTTATTTGGTTTGGCTGGGCAAAAGTGAAGCTGAGGTTTTGGGCCGCTCAGTGACAGACGTGTTGCCCCCACCGGTCGAAGAGTTGATAGTGCCTTATCAATTGAGAGCGCTGCAGGGGAATCAGCAAGTATTCGATGCCGAGTTTGACGACAAATACTTTCAGGCAACCTATGTTCCGGATGTGACCAATGATGGCGAAGTGGTGGGATTTTTTGCCTGTGTGGAAGACCTGACGCCCATCAAAGCCAACGAGCGTAAAATTGAATCTTATGCGTTGGAGTTGGAGCATAAAAACGCCGATTTAGTCGAGGCACGGGAAAAAGCCGAGGCGGCATCCAGGATCAAAGCGGATTTTCTCGCGTGCATGAGCCATGAAATACGCACACCCATGAATGGCGTGCTTGGTATCCTCTCTTTGCTGGAGAAAACCGAGCTGTCGATTCAGCAAAAACATTATTTGGATGTGGCTTCTACCAGCGCCGAATCGTTACTGACCCTGCTCAACGATATTCTCGACTTTTCCAAGATCGAATCAGGTAAGTTTGAAATTGATGAGGTGCCATTCGATCTTATTCAGTTACTGGATGACTTTATCCAGCCCTTTGCGATTCGGGCCGAAGCCAAAGGGTTGAAGCTGTTGCTGGACATTTCCGGTATCCATCTGCGTTGGGTGCGAGGTGACCCCGGCAGGATCAGACAGGTGTTGGTCAATTTGGTGAGTAATGCCATTAAGTTTACTGAGGTCGGCTGGATAGCCGTGCGGGTGCAGGCGTCTGAAGATACTGCAAACGGCGTGTCACTGATGGTGAGTATTGAAGACACGGGGATTGGGATATCCAAGGACAAGCAGGAAGTACTGTTCTCGCCCTTTACCCAAGCCGACTCTACGACTACCCGCCATTTCGGTGGTACCGGACTTGGGCTTTCAATTGCCAAACGTTTGTGTGAACTCATGGATGGCGATATTCGGGTCATCAGTGCTGAAGATGCCGGCAGTACCTTCAAGTTCCATTTACGGCTTAAGTCCGAGGCGGCTTCAGGTGCCGAGTGGCCGCCTGCGCTGAATTGCCGCGCACCTTTGCTCGCGGGCGAGCTTGGTGCTTCTGAGCGAATGTTGTTCGAATTACTCGATTCATGGCAGTTAAGGCCAGCACTTCTGGAATCCAATACGGAGTTGGCACAAACGCCGGCGCTGGCGGCTGCGGATTGGCTCATTTATTCGGTACCAGAGCACCTGGTGTCTATCACACAAGAGCTGCAAAAGATGGCGGCATTCGCCACCGAAAAAGGGCTTAAGTTTTTAGCCATCATTTCCCACAGACAACAGATTGGATTGGCCCCCACAATCTTAAGCAGTTGCCACTATCTGTGTCGGCCTATGCAGGCACTTAAGCTGGTGGACATATTAAGCGATAGTGATGGCAACGACGTGGTGTTGCCGGATGACACACAAAGCCAGCTCAACGATTCAGCCCAGATACTGCTGGTGGAAGATAATAAGGTGAATCAGATGGTCGCTCTGGGCATGCTCAGAAACCTTGGGCTTAAGCATGTGGAAGTGGTCACCAACGGTTTGCAGGCACTTGCGGCACTGCAACATCGGCAATACGACCTTATTTTGATGGATTGCCTGATGCCGGAAATGGATGGCTATCAGGCCACCCAAGCAATTAGAAAAGGTGAGGCTGGACAGAAACATAAAGATATCAAAATCGTCGCTATGACAGCCAATGCCATGAAAGGCGACCGGGAAACCTGCCTTGAGGCAGGTATGAATGATTATATCGCCAAGCCACTACACCAAGCGGAGGTTGCCAGGGTGCTCGAGCGCTATATTCCCCTCGACAGCACATCCTGTGCACCGTCAAACCCTTTGTCGGCAGACACCTTATTGTTTGACCGTCACTGTGCCCTTGAGCTGATGTCTGGTGATAGCGAGCTGCTGGGTGATATCCTCAAGGTGTTTGCCGAAGAAATGGCCGTGTATCTCGAGGCGTTTGAGAGCGCCATGGGCCGCAGGGACTTCGCAGCGGTGCGCACTGCCGTACACGCCATCAAGGGGGCTGCGGGCAATCTGTGTATGTCGCCGTTGGCCGGGGTCGCCAAAGAAATGGAAATGGCCGCCCGCCGCCTGGATTGGGTGTACCTGGAGGCGCATCAGGCGGAATTTATCGACGTATTACGACGTACACTGGAACAAAGCCAATTGCCGACAGCATAA
- the gpsA gene encoding NAD(P)H-dependent glycerol-3-phosphate dehydrogenase, giving the protein MKDTADITVLGAGSYGTALAISLASNGHKTLLWGHDPEHIATLSRERCNAAFLPGISFPDCLVMEADLGKALAASRNVLVVVPSHVFGDVLRQAKSLLRADARIVWATKGLEPETGRLLQDVARDALGDAFPLAVLSGPTFAKELAAGLPTAISVAGTDAGFTADLVELLHSPKRLRVYANDDFIGLQLGGAVKNVIAIGAGMSDGIGFGANARTALITRGLVELSRLGEALGAQQATFMGMAGLGDLVLTCTDNQSRNRRFGLALGKGCDVNTAQSEIGQVVEGYRNTKEVFTLAKRLGVEMPITEQIYAVLYQGKSPLDAAKELLAREKKSETAAAD; this is encoded by the coding sequence ATGAAAGACACTGCCGATATTACGGTACTGGGGGCGGGCTCTTATGGCACCGCCCTTGCCATTTCTTTGGCCAGTAACGGACACAAGACTTTGCTGTGGGGTCATGACCCCGAGCATATCGCCACTCTCAGCCGCGAGCGCTGCAACGCCGCCTTTTTGCCCGGAATAAGCTTCCCAGATTGTTTGGTGATGGAGGCCGATTTAGGCAAGGCGCTGGCCGCATCGCGCAACGTGTTGGTGGTGGTTCCGAGCCATGTGTTTGGTGATGTATTGCGTCAGGCCAAGTCTTTGCTCCGTGCCGATGCCCGTATCGTATGGGCCACGAAAGGCCTGGAGCCTGAAACTGGCCGCTTGCTGCAGGATGTCGCCCGCGATGCATTGGGTGATGCTTTCCCGCTGGCGGTTTTGTCTGGCCCCACCTTTGCCAAAGAGTTGGCCGCTGGCTTGCCAACAGCAATATCGGTTGCAGGCACAGATGCCGGCTTTACCGCAGATTTAGTGGAGTTACTCCATAGCCCCAAACGCCTTCGGGTGTATGCCAATGACGACTTTATCGGCTTGCAACTGGGAGGCGCAGTCAAAAACGTGATTGCCATCGGCGCCGGTATGAGTGACGGCATAGGCTTTGGTGCCAACGCCCGTACAGCGCTCATCACCCGTGGTTTGGTTGAACTCAGCCGCCTCGGCGAGGCTCTGGGTGCCCAGCAGGCGACCTTTATGGGGATGGCCGGTCTTGGGGATCTGGTGCTGACCTGTACCGACAACCAGTCGCGCAACCGTCGCTTTGGTTTGGCTCTGGGCAAGGGCTGTGATGTGAATACCGCCCAGAGCGAAATCGGTCAGGTGGTTGAAGGTTATCGCAACACCAAGGAAGTCTTCACTCTGGCGAAACGTCTTGGGGTTGAAATGCCCATCACAGAGCAAATCTACGCAGTACTTTACCAGGGCAAATCCCCGCTGGATGCCGCCAAAGAATTATTGGCCCGCGAGAAAAAATCCGAGACAGCTGCGGCCGATTAA
- a CDS encoding murein hydrolase activator EnvC family protein produces the protein MSQHLLWKAGVIAGFLLLSPPLQADDLARRQAELKSLQSQIAKQQSALKDTSKQREKLLGLLKEDEQAIANVAKAMAITQANLKAVDGKLDGLKSRSKTLNAQKATQQETLSKQLASAYLAGNHDYTKMLLSQQNPATIERMLAYYQYLNNARIKAINELKQTMDELRQNHAQQLDEQEKLSQLAIEQQAQVKKLESEQAQRQATLKELQKTLSSRGAELEQLQIEEASLKRVLEQAVKAVKASPKLIGLGNQRGKLNWPTKGRLSEAFGNTRSGQIKWKGVLLSAPEGQSINAIADGKVIYADWLKGFGMVLVLDHGQGYMSLYGHAQALLKSPGDTVNSGETIALVGRSGGQTQPGLYFEIRHKGQAVDPANYCRR, from the coding sequence TTGTCACAGCACTTACTGTGGAAAGCCGGCGTAATCGCTGGCTTTCTTTTGCTATCACCGCCGCTCCAGGCCGATGATCTGGCGCGGCGTCAGGCCGAGCTTAAATCACTGCAAAGTCAGATAGCCAAACAACAAAGTGCACTCAAAGACACCAGTAAACAGCGGGAAAAGTTGCTGGGACTGCTTAAAGAGGATGAGCAGGCCATCGCCAACGTCGCCAAGGCAATGGCAATCACCCAAGCTAATCTCAAAGCCGTCGACGGTAAGCTTGATGGCCTCAAGAGCCGCAGTAAAACCCTCAACGCTCAGAAAGCCACCCAGCAGGAGACTCTCTCCAAACAACTGGCGAGTGCCTACCTTGCCGGGAACCACGACTACACCAAGATGCTGCTGAGCCAGCAAAACCCCGCCACCATAGAGCGCATGCTGGCCTATTACCAGTACCTCAATAACGCCCGCATCAAGGCCATCAATGAGCTGAAACAGACCATGGATGAGCTGAGACAAAACCATGCACAGCAGCTTGATGAGCAAGAAAAGCTCAGTCAGCTGGCCATTGAGCAGCAAGCTCAGGTGAAAAAGCTCGAGTCAGAGCAGGCTCAGCGCCAGGCAACACTGAAAGAGCTGCAAAAAACCTTAAGCTCTCGGGGCGCTGAACTGGAGCAATTGCAAATAGAAGAGGCCAGCCTTAAACGGGTATTGGAACAGGCTGTAAAAGCAGTTAAGGCGAGCCCTAAGCTGATAGGCCTGGGTAACCAGCGTGGCAAACTGAACTGGCCAACCAAGGGACGTTTAAGTGAAGCCTTTGGCAATACCCGTTCGGGACAAATCAAATGGAAAGGCGTGCTGCTCTCTGCGCCGGAAGGACAGAGCATAAACGCAATTGCAGATGGAAAAGTCATATACGCCGACTGGCTAAAAGGTTTTGGTATGGTATTGGTACTTGATCACGGCCAGGGCTACATGAGCCTTTATGGCCATGCTCAGGCGCTGCTTAAAAGCCCTGGGGACACGGTCAACAGCGGCGAAACCATCGCACTGGTAGGACGTTCCGGTGGTCAAACTCAGCCTGGCCTATACTTTGAAATAAGGCACAAGGGGCAGGCTGTCGACCCGGCAAACTACTGCAGGCGTTGA
- a CDS encoding BaiN/RdsA family NAD(P)/FAD-dependent oxidoreductase, whose translation MSECKHHQVIIIGAGAAGLMCALTAGYRGRDVLLLDNAKQLGRKILISGGGRCNFTNLQTQPSAYLCANPHFVKSALARFTQWDFIAMVERHGIAYHEKTLGQLFCDESAKEIVEMLTTECDWAGVKIQLRTEVLTVSKTETGFELHTSEGHFSCESLVIATGGLSMPKLGATPFGFKLAQQFGLRVLPTTAGLVPFTLQPEDKSHFECLAGVSLPVTVTSASGQSFSEALLFTHRGISGPAILQISSYWKPGEAVSIDLLPGLNFVDWYKTISIESPKLSIKNALSRLLPKRFVERLQEIGAIPDKALNQFSKAEVEALADYFANWSIAPGGTEGYRTAEVTLGGVCTDELSSKTLEAKACKGLYFIGEVVDVTGWLGGYNFQWAWSSGHAAGEAV comes from the coding sequence ATGTCGGAGTGCAAGCATCATCAGGTCATCATTATCGGCGCTGGAGCTGCGGGGCTTATGTGTGCCCTGACGGCAGGTTACCGTGGCCGGGATGTGCTGCTGCTGGACAACGCCAAGCAGCTTGGGCGTAAAATTCTTATCAGTGGCGGTGGGCGCTGTAACTTCACCAATCTGCAAACCCAGCCTTCGGCATATCTCTGTGCCAACCCACACTTTGTAAAATCGGCTCTGGCGCGCTTCACCCAGTGGGATTTTATTGCCATGGTGGAGCGCCACGGTATCGCCTATCACGAAAAGACCCTTGGGCAGCTGTTTTGCGATGAGTCGGCCAAAGAGATAGTGGAGATGCTGACCACGGAATGTGACTGGGCTGGCGTAAAGATTCAACTGCGCACCGAGGTGCTTACCGTGAGCAAAACGGAAACCGGCTTTGAACTGCACACCAGCGAAGGCCACTTCAGCTGCGAGTCTCTGGTGATTGCAACCGGCGGCTTGTCGATGCCAAAGCTTGGTGCGACCCCCTTCGGTTTCAAGCTGGCGCAGCAGTTTGGTTTGCGGGTGCTGCCTACGACCGCTGGCTTGGTGCCCTTTACCCTGCAGCCGGAAGACAAGAGCCACTTTGAGTGTCTGGCCGGGGTGAGTTTGCCGGTGACTGTTACCTCGGCTTCTGGCCAGTCCTTCTCAGAGGCGCTGCTATTTACTCACAGAGGGATTTCCGGGCCTGCCATATTGCAAATCTCTTCATACTGGAAACCGGGAGAAGCTGTGAGCATAGATCTGTTGCCCGGATTGAACTTTGTCGATTGGTACAAAACAATCAGTATTGAATCACCAAAATTGTCAATCAAGAATGCGCTATCTCGATTGCTGCCGAAACGGTTTGTGGAGCGGTTACAGGAAATAGGTGCCATTCCAGATAAGGCACTGAATCAGTTTTCCAAGGCGGAAGTGGAGGCCTTGGCGGACTATTTTGCCAACTGGTCCATCGCTCCAGGTGGCACTGAGGGTTATCGCACAGCCGAAGTGACTCTGGGGGGCGTCTGTACCGATGAACTCTCTTCCAAAACGCTGGAAGCCAAGGCCTGCAAGGGGCTCTATTTCATTGGGGAAGTGGTTGATGTTACCGGCTGGCTCGGCGGCTACAATTTTCAATGGGCGTGGAGCTCAGGTCATGCTGCAGGGGAGGCTGTTTAA
- a CDS encoding rhodanese-like domain-containing protein, which translates to MQEYIEFFRANPMLSLAWLGLFLAVVITTVKSMTSKVKHISTQELVQLVNKQNAKVVDVRGKEEFRKGHIVDAMNISMSEIKNNQISALESAKKSPIILVCNAGMTSAQAAQLLVAQGFEQVYSLKGGMGDWQAANLPVKKR; encoded by the coding sequence ATGCAAGAATACATCGAGTTTTTCAGGGCAAACCCCATGCTCAGCCTGGCTTGGCTGGGTCTGTTTTTGGCTGTGGTGATTACAACCGTTAAGTCTATGACTTCCAAGGTGAAGCACATCAGCACCCAGGAGCTGGTTCAGCTGGTTAACAAACAAAATGCCAAGGTGGTAGACGTTCGCGGTAAAGAAGAATTCCGCAAAGGTCATATCGTCGATGCGATGAACATCAGCATGTCAGAAATCAAAAATAATCAGATTTCTGCCCTTGAAAGCGCCAAGAAGAGCCCCATTATATTGGTATGCAACGCTGGCATGACGTCTGCTCAGGCGGCGCAGTTGCTGGTTGCTCAAGGTTTTGAGCAGGTATACAGCCTCAAAGGCGGTATGGGTGACTGGCAAGCGGCCAACCTGCCGGTAAAGAAGCGCTAA
- the secB gene encoding protein-export chaperone SecB, which yields MAEVANNEQQAPQFNIQRIYTKDVSFETPNSPAVFQKEWNPEVKLDLDTRSTKLADDIFEVVLSVTVTAKNGDETAFLCEVQQAGIFHIGGLTEPQLAHSLGAYCPNILFPYARESVASMVSRGTFPQLNLAPVNFDALFAQYVQQRAAAAQPTEEANA from the coding sequence ATGGCTGAAGTAGCAAATAACGAACAACAAGCCCCACAGTTCAACATTCAACGTATTTACACCAAGGATGTGTCTTTTGAGACTCCAAACAGCCCGGCTGTATTCCAGAAAGAATGGAATCCAGAAGTGAAGCTGGATCTGGATACCCGCAGCACCAAGCTGGCTGATGACATCTTTGAAGTGGTTCTGTCTGTGACAGTGACTGCCAAAAACGGCGACGAAACCGCCTTCCTGTGTGAAGTACAACAAGCCGGTATTTTCCACATCGGTGGTTTGACCGAGCCGCAACTGGCGCATTCTCTGGGTGCATACTGCCCCAACATCCTGTTCCCATATGCCCGTGAATCTGTGGCCAGCATGGTTTCCCGCGGTACCTTCCCTCAGCTGAACCTGGCACCGGTAAACTTTGATGCTCTGTTTGCCCAGTACGTGCAACAGCGCGCCGCTGCTGCGCAGCCGACTGAAGAAGCCAACGCGTAA
- a CDS encoding ABC transporter substrate-binding protein: MGRICLLLMIALLFCGCSEPKEKIIIAINPWPGYEVLYLAQQQGFYEAAGLNVGFVQVATLSDAQRAYLSGRVAGFTSTMIEAVQVEAFGGKRVKVVLAADYSDGGDVILAKTEYGDIPSLKGKTIGCEVSSLGIFILARALAANGLTLDDVTVMNVEQGDGPRHLQLGLIDAMVTYPPYSLAAMKQEGVHQVFSTKEIPGEILDTLSISAETLARHPDFVPKLRVVWQQALDYVQEHPTEAIAIMARREGIPPEEFRQVLNDIHLLNTKENQVMFDDIAGLENMARSVCTTLRRIDVLESDCSHVIGMFDIAGSR; the protein is encoded by the coding sequence ATGGGAAGAATTTGTCTGTTGCTGATGATCGCTCTGCTGTTTTGTGGTTGCAGTGAGCCCAAGGAAAAAATCATCATCGCCATCAATCCCTGGCCGGGATACGAGGTGCTTTACCTGGCTCAGCAACAAGGCTTTTATGAGGCTGCGGGGCTCAATGTGGGATTTGTCCAGGTGGCGACTCTGTCTGATGCCCAGCGCGCCTATCTGTCCGGTAGGGTTGCTGGTTTTACCAGCACCATGATTGAGGCAGTCCAGGTTGAGGCGTTTGGAGGTAAACGGGTCAAAGTAGTATTGGCTGCAGACTACTCTGATGGTGGCGATGTGATACTCGCCAAAACAGAGTATGGCGATATTCCTTCTTTAAAAGGCAAAACCATAGGCTGTGAGGTGAGCTCGCTGGGAATTTTTATCCTCGCTAGGGCCCTGGCGGCCAATGGCCTGACATTGGATGACGTCACTGTGATGAATGTTGAGCAGGGTGATGGTCCCCGCCACTTGCAGCTTGGCCTTATCGACGCCATGGTTACCTATCCGCCTTATTCTCTGGCCGCCATGAAGCAAGAGGGGGTGCATCAGGTGTTTTCTACCAAGGAGATCCCCGGCGAGATACTCGATACTTTGTCGATTTCCGCCGAAACGCTTGCCCGTCACCCAGACTTTGTTCCCAAGCTCAGAGTGGTATGGCAGCAGGCACTGGACTACGTTCAAGAGCATCCCACTGAAGCGATAGCCATTATGGCACGGCGAGAAGGCATCCCCCCCGAAGAGTTCAGGCAAGTACTCAATGATATCCATTTGTTGAATACCAAAGAAAATCAGGTGATGTTCGATGACATTGCCGGATTGGAAAACATGGCAAGATCCGTGTGCACTACGTTAAGGAGGATTGATGTGCTGGAGAGTGATTGTAGCCACGTTATTGGAATGTTTGATATTGCCGGGAGCCGTTGA
- the gpmM gene encoding 2,3-bisphosphoglycerate-independent phosphoglycerate mutase, protein MTAKRPLALLILDGWGYREDQESNAIFHANTPVLDNLKANYPNGLISGSGHDVGLPDGQMGNSEVGHINLGSGRIVYQELTRISKAIEDGEFDDNPALCKAVDAAIAANGAVHIMGLLSPGGVHSHEEHIEAMIRMAAKRGATKVYLHAFLDGRDTPPRSAKGSLAHFTELFASLNAGRIASIVGRYFAMDRDNRWDRVVQAYDLITQGKGKHSATNAVDALEAAYARDENDEFVAPTAIVDANGDSVSLNDNDALIFMNFRADRARQISRSFTDPAFAGFERAVTPKTHFVMLTEYAGDIQGDIAFPSEDLVNTLGEVLQNSGKTQLRISETEKYAHVTFFFNGGKEQPFDGEDRILINSPKVATYDLQPEMSSTELTDKLVEAIESAKYDVIICNYPNGDMVGHTGNFDAAVKACEAVDTCIGRVVDALAKVGGECLITADHGNAEQMRDPSTGQAHTAHTSELVPFIYVGRDASIAEGGRLSDIAPTMLNLMGQDIPAEMTGRVLITIKE, encoded by the coding sequence ATGACAGCCAAACGTCCTCTGGCATTACTGATCCTCGATGGCTGGGGCTATCGTGAAGATCAGGAAAGCAATGCCATTTTCCACGCCAACACTCCGGTGCTGGATAACCTGAAAGCCAACTACCCCAACGGCTTGATCTCCGGCTCTGGCCACGATGTGGGTCTGCCCGACGGCCAGATGGGTAATTCTGAAGTAGGCCACATCAATCTGGGCTCCGGTCGAATCGTGTATCAGGAGCTGACCCGCATCAGCAAAGCCATCGAAGATGGTGAGTTTGATGACAATCCGGCCCTGTGCAAAGCCGTGGATGCTGCCATCGCCGCCAATGGCGCCGTGCACATCATGGGGCTACTGTCACCCGGTGGCGTACACAGCCACGAAGAACACATAGAAGCCATGATCCGCATGGCGGCCAAGCGTGGCGCCACCAAGGTGTACCTGCATGCCTTCCTCGATGGCCGGGACACACCACCACGCAGTGCAAAAGGCAGCCTGGCGCACTTCACTGAACTGTTTGCCTCATTGAACGCGGGCCGTATTGCCTCTATCGTTGGCCGTTACTTTGCTATGGACAGAGACAACCGTTGGGATCGCGTCGTGCAGGCCTATGACCTCATCACTCAGGGTAAGGGCAAGCACTCGGCCACCAATGCCGTCGATGCACTGGAAGCGGCCTACGCCCGTGACGAGAACGATGAGTTTGTCGCGCCCACAGCCATTGTGGATGCCAATGGTGACAGCGTATCCCTTAACGACAATGATGCGCTGATTTTCATGAACTTCCGTGCTGACCGTGCCCGTCAAATCAGCCGCAGCTTTACCGATCCTGCCTTTGCCGGATTCGAGCGTGCCGTAACGCCAAAAACGCACTTTGTGATGCTGACCGAATACGCCGGCGACATTCAGGGCGACATAGCCTTCCCATCGGAAGACCTGGTGAACACGCTGGGTGAAGTACTGCAAAACAGCGGCAAGACGCAGCTGCGCATCTCCGAAACAGAGAAATATGCCCACGTCACCTTCTTTTTCAATGGCGGCAAAGAACAGCCATTCGACGGCGAAGACCGTATCCTCATTAACTCTCCCAAGGTAGCAACCTATGACTTGCAACCCGAGATGAGTTCAACAGAGCTGACGGATAAATTGGTGGAAGCGATTGAATCTGCTAAGTATGATGTCATCATCTGTAACTATCCCAATGGGGACATGGTCGGACACACAGGTAATTTTGATGCCGCCGTTAAAGCCTGTGAAGCCGTAGATACCTGTATAGGCCGTGTGGTGGACGCGCTGGCCAAAGTAGGCGGTGAGTGTCTTATTACTGCCGACCACGGTAACGCCGAGCAGATGCGTGACCCATCGACAGGCCAGGCACATACCGCCCACACCAGCGAACTGGTACCCTTCATTTATGTTGGACGGGATGCCAGCATCGCCGAAGGTGGTCGTCTGAGCGACATCGCACCCACCATGCTGAACCTTATGGGACAGGACATTCCGGCAGAAATGACCGGTCGTGTGCTCATCACCATCAAAGAGTAA